From the genome of Denticeps clupeoides chromosome 4, fDenClu1.1, whole genome shotgun sequence, one region includes:
- the gne gene encoding bifunctional UDP-N-acetylglucosamine 2-epimerase/N-acetylmannosamine kinase isoform X1, which translates to MQLGTEGRNPHELYYLKMQRSRENFEKMENNMKRRLRVCVATCNRADYSKLAPIMFGIKANPDLFELEVVVLGSHLIDDYGNTFRMIEQDEFDIGSKLHTIVRGEDEAAMVESVGLALVKLPDVLHRLNPDVLVVHGDRFDAMALATAAALMNIRILHLEGGEVSGTIDDSIRHAISKLAHYHACCTRMAERHLIAMCEDHSRILLAGCPSYDKLLAAHKRDDYADIIKAWLGDDVKEQEYIVALQHPVTTDIKNSIKIYELMLDALISFNKKTLILFPNIDAGSKEMVRVMRKKGIEQHPNFQAVKHVPFDQFIQLVSHAGCMIGNSSCGVREAGAFGTPVINLGTRQTGRETGENVLHVRDADTQNKIYHALELQFGKRYPCSKIYGDGNAVPRILKFLQTINLEEPLQKTFCFPPVKECISQDIDHILETQSALAVDLGGTNLRVAIVSMKGKILKKYTQANPKTYEERIKLILQMCNEAFNDAVRLNCRILGVGVSTGGRVNPQEGVVLHSTKLIQEWSSVDIRTPISDALHLPVWVDNDGNCAALAERKFGHGKGVENFVTVITGTGIGGGIVQHNELIHGSTFCAAELGHIMVSMDGPECMCGSRGCIEAYASGMALQREAKKLHDEDSLITEGLSVKNEEPVSAIHLINAAHLGNTKADAILRTAGTALGVGIVNILHMVNPSLVILSGVLASFYEGPVQQVINQRALTSARSIRVVSSDLEEPALLGAASMVLDYTTRRTY; encoded by the exons ATGCAGCTGGGAACTGAAGGCCGAAACCCACAT GAACTGTACTATCTAAAGATGCAACGGTCAAGAGAGAATTTTGAGAAGATGGAGAATAACATGAAGAGGAggctgagggtgtgtgtggccACCTGTAACCGTGCTGACTACTCCAAGCTAGCACCCATCATGTTTGGAATCAAGGCCAACCCAGACTTGTTTGAGCTTGAGGTGGTTGTGCTGGGCTCACATCTCATTGATGATTATGG AAACACCTTCCGTATGATTGAACAGGATGAGTTTGACATTGGCTCTAAGCTGCACACTATCGTGAGAGGGGAGGATGAGGCAGCTATGGTGGAGTCGGTTGGTCTGGCACTGGTCAAGCTGCCTGATGTGCTCCACCGGCTTAACCCCGATGTGCTGGTTGTGCACGGTGACCGCTTTGATGCCATGGCCTTGGCAACAGCTGCGGCCCTCATGAACATTCGGATCCTTCATTTGGAAGGGGGGGAG GTGAGTGGTACCATAGATGACTCTATCCGCCATGCCATCTCTAAACTGGCACACTACCATGCTTGCTGCACACGTATGGCTGAGCGTCACCTTATTGCCATGTGTGAGGACCACTCCCGCATCCTGTTGGCTGGCTGCCCGTCATATGACAAACTCCTAGCTGCTCACAAACGAGATGATTATGCTGACATTATAAAAGCCTGGCTAG GAGATGATGTTAAAGAACAGGAGTATATTGTGGCTCTGCAGCACCCAGTTACCACAGACATTAAAAACTCCATTAAGATCTATGAGCTCATGCTGGATGCCTTGATCTCattcaacaaaaaaacactcatcCTGTTCCCCAATATTGATGCTG GCAGTAAAGAAATGGTGCGTGTGATGCGTAAGAAGGGCATTGAACAGCACCCCAACTTTCAGGCGGTGAAGCACGTGCCCTTTGACCAGTTCATCCAGCTAGTGTCCCATGCAGGGTGCATGATTGGAAACAGCAGCTGTGGTGTGCGAGAGGCAGGGGCATTTGGGACACCCGTCATCAATCTTGGCACCAGGCAGACTGGGAGAGAGACGG GGGAAAATGTCCTTCATGTACGAGATGCTGATACTCAGAATAAGATCTACCATGCACTGGAACTGCAGTTTGGAAAGCGTTACCCTTG CTCAAAGATCTATGGTGATGGCAATGCAGTTCCACGGATTCTGAAGTTCCTACAGACCATCAACCTGGAAGAACCTCTGCAGAAGACCTTCTGCTTTCCGCCAGTGAAGGAGTGCATTTCTCAGGACATTGATCATATCCTGGAGACCCAGAGTGCTTTGGCAGTGGACTTGGGGGGCACCAATCTGCGCGTGGCCATTGTCAGCATGAAG GGAAAGATTTTGAAGAAGTATACCCAGGCAAACCCGAAGACGTATGAAGAGAGGATTAAGCTGATCCTGCAGATGTGCAACGAAGCCTTTAATGATGCAGTGCGTCTCAATTGCAGAATCCTCGGTGTCG GTGTTTCAACAGGGGGTCGGGTGAACCCTCAGGAGGGAGTGGTTCTCCATTCCACAAAACTTATTCAGGAGTGGAGCTCTGTGGATATCAGGACGCCCATCTCTGATGCGCTGCACCTTCCTGTGTGGGTGGACAACGACGGAAACTGCGCTGCTCTCGCAGAGCGCAAGTTTGGCCATGGCAAGGGCGTGGAAAATTTTGTCACTGTCATCACTGGGACAG gCATTGGTGGCGGGATTGTCCAGCACAATGAACTGATTCATGGCAGCACGTTCTGCGCAGCAGAGCTGGGACACATCATGGTGTCTATGGACGGTCCGGAGTGCATGTGTGGCAGCCGGGGCTGCATTGAGGCCTATGCCTCTGGAATGGCCCTGCAGAGAGAGGCCAAAAAGCTGCATGATG aggaTTCTTTAATTACAGAGGGATTGTCTGTAAAGAATGAGGAACCAGTCAGTGCCATTCACCTTATTAATGCTGCGCATCTTGGAAATACGAAGGCTGACGCTATACTCCGAACAG CTGGTACAGCATTAGGCGTTGGCATTGTGAACATCCTCCACATGGTCAACCCCTCACTGGTCATCCTCTCCGGGGTTCTGGCTTCCTTCTATGAGGGTCCAGTGCAGCAGGTCATCAATCAGCGTGCCCTCACCTCGGCTCGCAGCATCCGGGTGGTGTCCTCGGACCTGGAGGAGCCTGCCCTGCTAGGTGCTGCAAGCATGGTCCTGGACTACACCACTCGCCGGACATACTGA
- the gne gene encoding bifunctional UDP-N-acetylglucosamine 2-epimerase/N-acetylmannosamine kinase isoform X2, with the protein MQRSRENFEKMENNMKRRLRVCVATCNRADYSKLAPIMFGIKANPDLFELEVVVLGSHLIDDYGNTFRMIEQDEFDIGSKLHTIVRGEDEAAMVESVGLALVKLPDVLHRLNPDVLVVHGDRFDAMALATAAALMNIRILHLEGGEVSGTIDDSIRHAISKLAHYHACCTRMAERHLIAMCEDHSRILLAGCPSYDKLLAAHKRDDYADIIKAWLGDDVKEQEYIVALQHPVTTDIKNSIKIYELMLDALISFNKKTLILFPNIDAGSKEMVRVMRKKGIEQHPNFQAVKHVPFDQFIQLVSHAGCMIGNSSCGVREAGAFGTPVINLGTRQTGRETGENVLHVRDADTQNKIYHALELQFGKRYPCSKIYGDGNAVPRILKFLQTINLEEPLQKTFCFPPVKECISQDIDHILETQSALAVDLGGTNLRVAIVSMKGKILKKYTQANPKTYEERIKLILQMCNEAFNDAVRLNCRILGVGVSTGGRVNPQEGVVLHSTKLIQEWSSVDIRTPISDALHLPVWVDNDGNCAALAERKFGHGKGVENFVTVITGTGIGGGIVQHNELIHGSTFCAAELGHIMVSMDGPECMCGSRGCIEAYASGMALQREAKKLHDEDSLITEGLSVKNEEPVSAIHLINAAHLGNTKADAILRTAGTALGVGIVNILHMVNPSLVILSGVLASFYEGPVQQVINQRALTSARSIRVVSSDLEEPALLGAASMVLDYTTRRTY; encoded by the exons ATGCAACGGTCAAGAGAGAATTTTGAGAAGATGGAGAATAACATGAAGAGGAggctgagggtgtgtgtggccACCTGTAACCGTGCTGACTACTCCAAGCTAGCACCCATCATGTTTGGAATCAAGGCCAACCCAGACTTGTTTGAGCTTGAGGTGGTTGTGCTGGGCTCACATCTCATTGATGATTATGG AAACACCTTCCGTATGATTGAACAGGATGAGTTTGACATTGGCTCTAAGCTGCACACTATCGTGAGAGGGGAGGATGAGGCAGCTATGGTGGAGTCGGTTGGTCTGGCACTGGTCAAGCTGCCTGATGTGCTCCACCGGCTTAACCCCGATGTGCTGGTTGTGCACGGTGACCGCTTTGATGCCATGGCCTTGGCAACAGCTGCGGCCCTCATGAACATTCGGATCCTTCATTTGGAAGGGGGGGAG GTGAGTGGTACCATAGATGACTCTATCCGCCATGCCATCTCTAAACTGGCACACTACCATGCTTGCTGCACACGTATGGCTGAGCGTCACCTTATTGCCATGTGTGAGGACCACTCCCGCATCCTGTTGGCTGGCTGCCCGTCATATGACAAACTCCTAGCTGCTCACAAACGAGATGATTATGCTGACATTATAAAAGCCTGGCTAG GAGATGATGTTAAAGAACAGGAGTATATTGTGGCTCTGCAGCACCCAGTTACCACAGACATTAAAAACTCCATTAAGATCTATGAGCTCATGCTGGATGCCTTGATCTCattcaacaaaaaaacactcatcCTGTTCCCCAATATTGATGCTG GCAGTAAAGAAATGGTGCGTGTGATGCGTAAGAAGGGCATTGAACAGCACCCCAACTTTCAGGCGGTGAAGCACGTGCCCTTTGACCAGTTCATCCAGCTAGTGTCCCATGCAGGGTGCATGATTGGAAACAGCAGCTGTGGTGTGCGAGAGGCAGGGGCATTTGGGACACCCGTCATCAATCTTGGCACCAGGCAGACTGGGAGAGAGACGG GGGAAAATGTCCTTCATGTACGAGATGCTGATACTCAGAATAAGATCTACCATGCACTGGAACTGCAGTTTGGAAAGCGTTACCCTTG CTCAAAGATCTATGGTGATGGCAATGCAGTTCCACGGATTCTGAAGTTCCTACAGACCATCAACCTGGAAGAACCTCTGCAGAAGACCTTCTGCTTTCCGCCAGTGAAGGAGTGCATTTCTCAGGACATTGATCATATCCTGGAGACCCAGAGTGCTTTGGCAGTGGACTTGGGGGGCACCAATCTGCGCGTGGCCATTGTCAGCATGAAG GGAAAGATTTTGAAGAAGTATACCCAGGCAAACCCGAAGACGTATGAAGAGAGGATTAAGCTGATCCTGCAGATGTGCAACGAAGCCTTTAATGATGCAGTGCGTCTCAATTGCAGAATCCTCGGTGTCG GTGTTTCAACAGGGGGTCGGGTGAACCCTCAGGAGGGAGTGGTTCTCCATTCCACAAAACTTATTCAGGAGTGGAGCTCTGTGGATATCAGGACGCCCATCTCTGATGCGCTGCACCTTCCTGTGTGGGTGGACAACGACGGAAACTGCGCTGCTCTCGCAGAGCGCAAGTTTGGCCATGGCAAGGGCGTGGAAAATTTTGTCACTGTCATCACTGGGACAG gCATTGGTGGCGGGATTGTCCAGCACAATGAACTGATTCATGGCAGCACGTTCTGCGCAGCAGAGCTGGGACACATCATGGTGTCTATGGACGGTCCGGAGTGCATGTGTGGCAGCCGGGGCTGCATTGAGGCCTATGCCTCTGGAATGGCCCTGCAGAGAGAGGCCAAAAAGCTGCATGATG aggaTTCTTTAATTACAGAGGGATTGTCTGTAAAGAATGAGGAACCAGTCAGTGCCATTCACCTTATTAATGCTGCGCATCTTGGAAATACGAAGGCTGACGCTATACTCCGAACAG CTGGTACAGCATTAGGCGTTGGCATTGTGAACATCCTCCACATGGTCAACCCCTCACTGGTCATCCTCTCCGGGGTTCTGGCTTCCTTCTATGAGGGTCCAGTGCAGCAGGTCATCAATCAGCGTGCCCTCACCTCGGCTCGCAGCATCCGGGTGGTGTCCTCGGACCTGGAGGAGCCTGCCCTGCTAGGTGCTGCAAGCATGGTCCTGGACTACACCACTCGCCGGACATACTGA